From Candidatus Hydrogenedentota bacterium:
ATGGCCATAAAGTCAAGACCATCTTTAAAACGACCGATAGCGCAATGGAGCGTCTTTAACCCGCTGACACGGGCATGGGGCACTGCAAGGCCATGACCGATCCCGGTGCTCTCTGTACTTTCTCTGGCAATAATCTGATCGAGTGCAGCATCCACACCTTTGAGCTTTTTGTTTTCAAATAAAAGGTGAGTTAGTTCCTTAAGAACATCCGGCTTACTCTTACTCCGAACATTCGATACAATACAATCCTCTCCAATATAATCAGTTAATAACATAAATAGTGAATCCTGCACGGTCTAGGTTCCTGTGGTTGCTGCAATACAAGACAGATTCCACAACGAATACGCATAACGACACAAATAGATTCTAACACGCCCATCACCTAAAATCAATGAAAGGGGAAATTCCCTGATCTCCGTGCTAAGTTCCCACCTTTTGCTTCAGTTGCTTTGAAAGGTCCTGTGTTTCTATTAGGTTCATGAATTGTTGGGCAGTAAAAGAGTGTTTGAGGCACTATATTTTTTCAAGCAATCTGAAAGACAAGGACTCAAAACCTAAAGCGGACTTCCTTCTCTTGCACTGCCGTTCAAGAGCGATGCCTTATTGATTCGTGCCCCGGCACGCCTATCTTTCTCCGGTGTAGGCGCGTAGGCATTCAATTCTTTTCTTCCATAAAAAGGTTAGGTACTGACGGAGTCGCTTTATTCATACCACAGTGTTATGACAACAATGGGTTCGCGTCCGCGTCCGTCATGATGGATGTCAGAGCCGAAGGATTGTTTGATATGCAGTGGCTTGACCTTCATCCTTTCCAGCCATTCATTGATTTGGCTGTCCATTTGCTGTAATCCGGTGATGCTTACCTTGCCGATGAAACTTTGAACACGCATTCCATGATCCTTTCTTCTGTTGATGTGGTTTAAGATTGGAAGCGAGACTGTAATTGCATTGCTGCGTTCGGGTCCAATGCGTGAAGGAGTGCCTGCCGCATAACTGTTTCCGGAGCCTCACAGTCCGTCCACAATTCAAATTGGAGCGCTGCTTGATACAAAAGCATTTCAAGTCCCAAAATAATCTGGCATCCCGCCTCTTGCGCATCTTGTAGCAGTTGCGTTTCTTTGGGGCGATAGACCATATCAAAAACGACTTGTCCCGAATGGAGCCACGACCGGGGGATAATACTATCGCCTTCTGAATGTCCGTACATACCGGCAGGGGTCGCGTGGATGATGATTTCTGCTTCAGCGGCGCGTTGTGCCGCCATGTTTTCGAAATTACCCTCTTCGATGGTCACACGATTGAGGGCGCGAAGGTCGTTGGCGAGTTTTTCGATTCGGGAAGGGGTTCGCCCGAGAATTATAAGTTTCTTGGGCGTACACGTTTCTGCCAAGGCAAAAGCCACAGCCCGTGCTGCGCCGCCGGTACCGGCAAAAAGAATGGATTTGCCGTCCAACGATACGCCGGCACGCTCAAAAGCGCGCAGCGTGCCGAGCCCGTCGGTAATGGTACCTACGAGACGGCCCTTTTCATGGATAACGGTATTGACACACCCCACTTTTTGCGCCAAAGGCGTAATTTCATCCATGTATTTCATGATGGCTATTTTGTGGGGGATTGTGACGCTCATGCCGCGGAAACCGGGAAGGGCGCGCATGCCAGCCATACACTCGGCCAAGGCATCAACGGCAAAAGCGAGGTACACATAATTGAGACCCTTTGCTTGGAAGGCCGCGTTGTGGATGGAAGGAGACAAGGAATGACCCACGGGATTACCGATTACGGCACAAAGTTGTGTTGAGGTGTCTATGCTCGGAGATGCGATT
This genomic window contains:
- a CDS encoding shikimate dehydrogenase, whose translation is MENTHAYKIASPSIDTSTQLCAVIGNPVGHSLSPSIHNAAFQAKGLNYVYLAFAVDALAECMAGMRALPGFRGMSVTIPHKIAIMKYMDEITPLAQKVGCVNTVIHEKGRLVGTITDGLGTLRAFERAGVSLDGKSILFAGTGGAARAVAFALAETCTPKKLIILGRTPSRIEKLANDLRALNRVTIEEGNFENMAAQRAAEAEIIIHATPAGMYGHSEGDSIIPRSWLHSGQVVFDMVYRPKETQLLQDAQEAGCQIILGLEMLLYQAALQFELWTDCEAPETVMRQALLHALDPNAAMQLQSRFQS